In Pseudomonadales bacterium, the sequence CGGTGATCACGAAGGGCGCCCGGCGGCCATGGTAATCGATCACCGGTCCCGCTGGCTGAAAGTTGAAGCCCTGCTGCTTCAAATTTCTGTAAAGTTTGGGCTCCATCATGATCAGCGCGGCATCCAGTTGGCCGCGCTGATGCAGCAGCTCCAGCGCGGCGCCGATGCAGAGATAGATGCCGAAGGAGACAAAGGGAAAGAGTCGACGATCGGCCGATCGATCTGCCGCCTCTGCCTGGAGTGCACCACCCTCTGGCGTGTGCGGATCACTCTGGCGACGTCGGTAGCGGGCTCTGACCGCCAGACGGGAGATCTCTCCGCAACGGGCCCGGCTCTGCAGCAGCATCTGCACATAGGGATCGAGATGAGGCCAGCAGAAACGGGCGATCGGCAGCATGCTCTGATTGGCTTCCGGACGGGGGACGATCAGACGCACGCAGCCGGCAAACTGCTGCGACTGGTTGTGTCCGAGCAGAAAATGGTGGGCGATCGGATCGAACTCATCGCGTTCCCGCTGATCCGCGCTCAGTGGTTCGAAGCCGAACTCCTCGCAAAAGACTTCGTGACGGATGCGAAACACCTGATCGCGCAACGCCTCGCTGTCGGCGTAGAGCGGGGTGAAGTGGCTCCAGAACAGCCGGGCCGGATGCTCCGATGCCAGCGTGCAGACCATCTCGGCCACGGCAGGTGGTGTAGAGAAATTGATCAAGTCTGTTGCTTGCGCCGCGGAACTTTGAAAAGATGGAGCAGTCGCCTGCGCAGGAAGATGAAGAGGGCGTGGTTGAACGATCATGGTGAAGGAATCACTGTGCCGATGGGATGGTTGAAAAGCCTCCGCTTGTGGGTTTGAGTCTAGTCCGCAGTCCGCTCATCAGCCGGCACCCACTGTGATCCGGCGCACAGGATGGTCGTTCGATCTTCAAAATCCGTGGAGTTGGAGAGAGTCATGCTGTTCGATGACCATTACCAAGTGTTCCTGGCCAACGGCGTGCACAGCGAAGATCTCCATTTTGCCGTGCGTTACCGCGTCTATTGCGAAGAGCGCGGTTTCGAGGATCGGCAGCAGTTCCCGGAAGGTCTTGAGCATGATCGCTGGGATCCCTTCTCGTTCAAATTCATCGTGCGCTGTCGGTTGAGTGGAGAGTATGTGGCCGCGATGCGACTGGTCAGGAGCAGCAGTGGCCAACTGCCGCTGCATTCACATTGCCAGGTCGCACCGGGGTGGTGGACACAGCTGCCGGGGCAGAGCATCGTCGAACTCTCGCGGCTCTGCGTTTTGCGCAGCCACAGCGGCAACTTCTGGGACATGAAGCGCGCTGCCAAGGGTGCCGCCTACGAGCCAGGCATCTTCTGGGGCATGGTGCGTGCGGCCTTCAGCGTCAGCCAGGATGAGGAGATCGGACAGTGGTATTTTCTGACCACCCGCGCACTGGCCAGAAGACTGCAACAGTGCATGATCCACACCGATCAGGTGGGTGAACCTTGCGAACTGAATGGCACCCGCCATCCCTACCTGGTGGATGTGGAGAGGTCACGACAGAGGATCATGACCGAGTCACCCCAGTTGCGCCGTTTCTACTACAGTGAACCCTTCTGCCGACGGCTTGGCGACCTCGATCCACAACCCCAGAAATCACCACACCGCCCCGCCACACAACCTGCCATCATGCTGTAACCCTCGAGGGCAGGCGTGACGCCGATCACCCATGCCGCGTCGGACAAGTGTTGCAGTGTGCGGTCATGTCATGTCATGGCCGGGGTTGCGGGTGCTCATTGGGCTTTTTCTGCGCCATGCGCTACTCTTTCAGGACTTGATGCCGGCCATGATGCCGGCTGGGCGAATTCAATCATGGAGTGTCGGGGGAGCGCATGAATAACAGAGGCCATTTCGTTGCGGGTTTGATCTGTGCCACCATGCTTGCGGGCTGTGGCACATTGAACAGCGGTCAGCAAACCCTGCCGCCCGCCACGCTTCACCCCTCCTTCAATGCCGACCGGGCCGATTACGACTACCTGATCGGTCCCGGCGACTCGCTGCAGATCTTCGTCTGGAACAACCCCGAAGTGTCGATGTCGGTCACCGTCCGGCCCGATGGCAAGATCAGCACGCCACTGATGGAAGATCTGCCAGTGACCGGCAAGACGCCGACGCAGATGGCGCGACAGGTCGAGGTGGCGCTGGCCAAGTACGTAAAAGACCCGATCGTGACCATCATGGTCGGTGGCTTCAACGGCCCCTATTCCGAGCAGATCCGCATCATCGGGCAGGCGGCCCGACCACAATCGCTGCCCTACAAACAGCACATGACGCTGCTTGATGTGATGATCGCGGTGGGTGGCGTGACCGACTTCGCCGATGCCAATCGGGTGCAGTTGGCGCGGATCGTCAATGGCCAGCAGGAGGTCTACCGGGTGCGCCTGGATGATCTGGTCAACGGTGGCGACATCTCCGCCAATGTCGACATGCGGCCCGGTGACATCCTGATCATTCCGGAGGCCTGGTTCTAAGACCAGCCTGAATCTGCCCAACCCCGGTCTGTGGCCGGCGGCCAGGGCGCCCCCGTGGTTCCACTTTCCAACGAGTCCTGGCAGTGAACGAACAGATCGAACTGGTCCTCTCCTATCTGCGCGACATTCTGCGCCGCAAGTGGTGGATATTGGGCAGCGCCTGGCTGGTCTGCGCGATTGGCTGGGTGGTGGTTCAGCGGCTTCCCGATCAGTATGAGGCCTCGGCCCGGGTCTATGTCGACACCAAGAGTCTGCTCAAGCCGCTGCTGCGCGGTCTGACCATCGAGATGGATGTCAATCAGCAGGTGCGGCTGATGGAGCGCACGCTGTTGAGCCGTCCCAATCTCGAAAAAATCATCCGCATGGCCGATCTCGATCTCTCGGCCGGGGCCGATGAGGAGTTCGAAGCCCTGATCGCCTCGGTCGGCAACCGCATTCACATGAAGCGGGACAGCGAGGAGAATCTCTACTCGATCAACTATCCCGACTCCGACCCGGAGCGCGCCAAGCGGGTGGTGCAGGCGGTGGTGACCACCTTCGTCGAGAACACCATCGGCGAGGGCAAGGGCGATGGTGCCGCCGCCAGTGCGCAGCGCTTCCTCGACAAGCAGATCGAGGAGTATGAAGCCCGTCTGCGCGAATCCGAGGATCGGCTGAAGGAGTTCAAGCAGAAGAATTTCGCCTTCATGTCCGGCAGTGGCGGCTACTTCGGGGAGCTGAAGAGTGCAACGGAGCAGCTGGAGGCGGCGCGCCTGCAGGTGAAGGAGATGCAGCAGCGCCGCGACGCCCTGCGCGAACAGGTGCAGGCGAGCGCGAGTTCGTCCGGTGGCGATGATGAACTGCTGTTGCCGACACCCGGCGCAGGCTCCGGCAGCACCCAATACGATGGCCGCATCGCGCGGCTGAATGAGCAGCTCGACAGCCTGCTGCTCAAATACACCGAAAACCATCCCAGCGTGGTGGAGATACGCAGCACGCTGAAAAATCTCGAAGAGCTGCGTCAGAAGGATCTGCAGACCCAGGCCCAGCAGCCGCAGAGCGAATTCAGCAGCACCCCCGATCCGCTCAGGCAGCAGCTCAAGCTCGCCTTCTCGCAGGCCGAGGCCGAACTGGCATCGCTCAATGCCCGGGTCCAGTCCTATGAACAGAAGGTACGCGATCTGCAGAACCGGGTCGACACTGTGCCGCAGATCGAGGCCGATCTTGCCAACCTGAACCGCGACTACGGCATCGCCAAGCAGAAGTATGAA encodes:
- a CDS encoding PEP-CTERM/exosortase system-associated acyltransferase; translated protein: MINFSTPPAVAEMVCTLASEHPARLFWSHFTPLYADSEALRDQVFRIRHEVFCEEFGFEPLSADQRERDEFDPIAHHFLLGHNQSQQFAGCVRLIVPRPEANQSMLPIARFCWPHLDPYVQMLLQSRARCGEISRLAVRARYRRRQSDPHTPEGGALQAEAADRSADRRLFPFVSFGIYLCIGAALELLHQRGQLDAALIMMEPKLYRNLKQQGFNFQPAGPVIDYHGRRAPFVITEQTLAPRLSSEMQLLKTSIAVALAPVIQP
- a CDS encoding PEP-CTERM/exosortase system-associated acyltransferase, translating into MLFDDHYQVFLANGVHSEDLHFAVRYRVYCEERGFEDRQQFPEGLEHDRWDPFSFKFIVRCRLSGEYVAAMRLVRSSSGQLPLHSHCQVAPGWWTQLPGQSIVELSRLCVLRSHSGNFWDMKRAAKGAAYEPGIFWGMVRAAFSVSQDEEIGQWYFLTTRALARRLQQCMIHTDQVGEPCELNGTRHPYLVDVERSRQRIMTESPQLRRFYYSEPFCRRLGDLDPQPQKSPHRPATQPAIML
- a CDS encoding polysaccharide biosynthesis/export family protein, with protein sequence MNNRGHFVAGLICATMLAGCGTLNSGQQTLPPATLHPSFNADRADYDYLIGPGDSLQIFVWNNPEVSMSVTVRPDGKISTPLMEDLPVTGKTPTQMARQVEVALAKYVKDPIVTIMVGGFNGPYSEQIRIIGQAARPQSLPYKQHMTLLDVMIAVGGVTDFADANRVQLARIVNGQQEVYRVRLDDLVNGGDISANVDMRPGDILIIPEAWF
- a CDS encoding chain length-determining protein, with the translated sequence MNEQIELVLSYLRDILRRKWWILGSAWLVCAIGWVVVQRLPDQYEASARVYVDTKSLLKPLLRGLTIEMDVNQQVRLMERTLLSRPNLEKIIRMADLDLSAGADEEFEALIASVGNRIHMKRDSEENLYSINYPDSDPERAKRVVQAVVTTFVENTIGEGKGDGAAASAQRFLDKQIEEYEARLRESEDRLKEFKQKNFAFMSGSGGYFGELKSATEQLEAARLQVKEMQQRRDALREQVQASASSSGGDDELLLPTPGAGSGSTQYDGRIARLNEQLDSLLLKYTENHPSVVEIRSTLKNLEELRQKDLQTQAQQPQSEFSSTPDPLRQQLKLAFSQAEAELASLNARVQSYEQKVRDLQNRVDTVPQIEADLANLNRDYGIAKQKYEEFLGRRESALISQKVEEDANDIQFRVIDPPRVPTAPAGPNRLLLMSATLGGGLLLGLGVATLFAVLRPTFTSTLLLAQMTNLQVLGTVSFVASSALRKRHRLENILFVAGVLLLVAVYAALASYYAFIRG